In a genomic window of Branchiostoma floridae strain S238N-H82 chromosome 19, Bfl_VNyyK, whole genome shotgun sequence:
- the LOC118406293 gene encoding uncharacterized protein LOC118406293, with product MTTSNPVYQSEHISRKTLEAVSRGRKRKLSESSEDDITEMNEALMRAAITDHGRHPYRYGIASVNFKGDTRGTGNAALCKLLLGQLQEQSRVSVVFVQECPWADPVSQLQLGETFCYTGVVNEAGIIWNSDLFELKRLDSYKLIGDKYPNLIQHRGRICISEMSIKDQPTGHVASSSIAMETEPSVKDFIAISWHGPHKCTDAQKHLIFRDLLAFFKTLTDGQKAGVIGGDFNFSLDQACDNIDINYPGLAIPTSYGCETNAFFIFTSDLINILHAQQLSLDYDAVSVYTTQDRYRASTETCTTLSSYQVIDHSSVFGVLDLGSPNPFSSPSKIRHR from the exons ATGACGACATCAAATCCAGTCTACCAGTCAGAACACATCTCCCGCAAAACTTTAGAAGCTGTCTCACGTGGCAGAAAGAGGAAGCTGAGTGAGAGTAGCGAGGATGATATAACTGAGATGAACGAAGCTTTGATGCGAGCTGCCATCACTGACCACGGACGGCATCCCTACAGATACGGCATTGCTTCCGTCAACTTCAAGGGAGACACAAGAGGCACCGGCAATGCTGCTTTGTGTAAACTTCTGCTCGGTCAACTTCAAGAACAGTCACGCGTATCAGTCGTTTTTGTGCAAGAGTGTCCTTGGGCTGATCCAGTCAGTCAGCTTCAGCTGGGGGAAACGTTTTGCTACACAGGAGTAGTCAATGAAGCAGGGATAATCTGGAACAGCGATCTGTTTGAGCTAAAACGGTTAGACTCGTACAAGCTGATTGGAGACAAGTACCCAAATCTCATCCAACATCGAGGACGAATatgcatat CTGAGATGTCAATCAAAGATCAGCCTACTGGACATGTAGCAAGTAGCAGCATCGCAATGGAGACGGAGCCGTCTGTCAAAGACTTCATCGCCATCTCATGGCACGGACCGCACAAGTGTACTGATGCACAGAAACATTTGATATTTCGTGACCTTCTTGCATTTTTCAAGACACTTACAGACGGGCAGAAAGCAGGTGTCATAGGTGGAGATTTCAACTTCAGTCTTGACCAGGCATGCGACAACATCGACATCAATTACCCTGGGCTGGCGATCCCTACTTCATACGGATGCGAAACAAACGCCTTTTTCATCTTCACCTCTGATTTGATCAACATTCTGCATGCCCAGCAACTGTCCTTAGACTATGACGCTGTAAGTGTGTACACAACACAGGACAGATACAGGGCCAGCACAGAGACGTGTACAACTCTCTCATCTTACCAAGTCATTGATCACAGTTCAGTCTTCGGGGTTCTAGATCTGGGAAGTCCCAATCCATTTTCCTCGCCATCCAAGATCAGACATAGGTAA
- the LOC118407113 gene encoding uncharacterized protein LOC118407113, which translates to MGAHNSSAYEKQKKALAELLQVFLKSVSPLKNLQTATPEDIVKFLIFKDQQGKTKVHVAECTCTEQESCDCPKRLAFKTVDAYVGNIRSIFNEEGRGGQWDDRLGLGNPAASHLVKKYLKAVTEEQLRQGRTPQQAKPFFCLRFWRYVTTGGYLFRSTSKEGHMLTDPPSTSALDNAFRRYLEQMGRYEGETLHGCRAGCAISLHMAGESTRGIMEHVGWFNKRTASYYMKLAQVTQSGRPA; encoded by the exons ATGGGAGCTCATAACAGTTCAGCAtatgagaaacaaaaaaaggctCTGGCAGAATTATTGCAAGTATTTCTGAAATCTGTATCCCCGTTAAAAAACTTGCAAACAGCAACACCTGAGGATATAGTGAAGTTTTTGATTTTTAAGGATCAACAGGGTAAGACAAAAGTGCATGTTGCAGAATGTACATGCACAGAACAAGAGTCATGCGATTGTCCGAAACGATTAGCTTTTAAGACGGTAGATGCTTATGTGGGGAATATTAGATCAATTTTCAATGAAGAAGGTAGAGGAGGACAATGGGATGATAGGTTGGGTTTGGGAAATCCAGCGGCTAGCCATCTCGTGAAAAAGTATCTAAAAGCAGTAACGGAAGAACAGTTGCGACAAGGTCGGACTCCCCAACAagcaaaaccatttttttgcCTAAGATTTTGGAGATATGTAACCACA GGGGGGTACCTTTTCAGATCCACGTCGAAAGAGGGACACATGTTAACAGACCCGCCATCTACGTCTGCATTGGATAATGCATTCAGGAGATATCTGGAGCAAATGGGCAGATATGAGGGTGAGACGTTGCATGGATGCAGGGCGGGGTGTGCAATTTCATTGCATATGGCAGGGGAATCAACTAGAGGAATCATGGAACATGTGGGATGGTTCAATAAGAGAACAGCTTCATATTACATGAAGTTAGCACAGGTCACACAATCAGGAAGACCCGCTTAA
- the LOC118406291 gene encoding uncharacterized protein LOC118406291 translates to MLDFIQPFSGCFKGKKYDSAFPPPAFFPNSRSCIPFAKFVSDTIRSRIVSGAFSIWGRVGHVKPPYIVSPLTVEPNKPRLCLDLRYLNKWMKDCPFTLDSILNVTRYVGRHHFQTVCDDKSGYDHLLIPESSKPLVGFQWGNWLYVANTIAFGWRCSAFVYQKVGLVAMHDIRSLGVPASLYIDDRHAGQLQCRKVTQWSFYELAQAACFILCSVVIQLGYTTGLSKSQLEPVVMPIFLGMGIDSVMLAFRLLTHKKESFAQLRDYSLSREEVPVSLLQKLTGKIASFMIAVPAARMFCREMYKEIGEAGKTGKMVRIEGDVRKEIEHWKFLDTWEGHMPWKPEKHEVIHLSTDASSYRWAGVIDLDKGTIQCGDYWDEEDSIEHISIKETEALTRTLLSVQDTVRDKRIDARVDNQNLIQAWQRQEAKSKALNQAI, encoded by the coding sequence ATGTTAGATTTTATTCAACCCTTTTCAGGTTGTTTTAAAGGAAAGAAATATGATTCCGCTTTCCCACCCCCGGCCTTTTTCCCTAATAGTCGTAGCTGCATACCATTTGCCAAGTTCGTCTCGGATACTATCAGAAGCAGGATTGTATCAGGAGCATTTTCAATTTGGGGCAGAGTAGGGCATGTAAAACCGCCTTACATAGTGTCACCGTTGACAGTAGAGCCTAATAAACCAAGGCTGTGTTTAGACCTCAGATATCTAAACAAATGGATGAAGGATTGCCCCTTCACGTTAGATAGCATATTAAACGTTACCAGATATGTTGGAAGACATCACTTTCAAACGGTATGCGATGATAAAAGCGGCTATGATCATTTGTTAATACCCGAGTCTAGCAAACCTCTGGTAGGTTTTCAGTGGGGAAATTGGCTATACGTTGCGAACACGATCGCATTCGGCTGGCGCTGCAGCGCGTTTGTCTATCAGAAAGTAGGATTAGTAGCGATGCACGATATCAGGTCTTTAGGAGTACCAGCATCATTGTATATTGATGATAGACATGCAGGACAGCTACAATGTAGGAAGGTGACACAATGGTCTTTTTATGAGTTAGCTCAGGCAGCTTGTTTTATTTTATGCAGTGTAGTGATACAGCTGGGCTATACAACAGGGCTGAGCAAATCACAGTTGGAACCAGTGGTAATGCCAATATTCTTAGGTATGGGAATAGACTCAGTGATGTTGGCATTTAGATTGTTAACTCATAAGAAGGAAAGCTTCGCACAGCTAAGAGATTACAGTCTAAGTCGTGAAGAGGTACCAGTTAGTTTGTTGCAGAAATTGACAGGCAAGATAGCATCTTTCATGATAGCAGTTCCTGCTGCAAGGATGTTTTGCAGAGAGATGTATAAGGAAATCGGGGAAGCGGGAAAGACAGGGAAGATGGTCAGGATAGAGGGGGATGTTAGAAAGGAGATAGAACACTGGAAATTCCTAGACACTTGGGAGGGGCACATGCCTTGGAAACCAGAGAAACATGAAGTAATACACTTATCAACAGATGCCTCCAGCTACAGATGGGCAGGAGTGATAGACTTAGATAAGGGTACAATACAGTGTGGAGATTATTGGGATGAAGAGGACTCGATTGAGCATATTTCCATTAAGGAAACAGAAGCTTTGACACGTACACTCTTATCAGTACAGGATACAGTAAGAGATAAGCGAATTGACGCAAGGGTTGACAACCAAAACCTAATACAAGCTTGGCAAAGACAAGAAGCAAAGAGTAAAGCATTGAATCAGGCTATT